TTTAATGCGAAGTACATTGCTGATGATATTACTTTGGCAAAAAACAATTTGTAATATTAGGTCAATGTTCTTTAAAACAAGTCATTAAAACTGGaggtaataattttttaagcaaCATATCTTGAAGTCATTGACACTTTCTGATGCTGCCTGTACTGAGCTGCTTATTCATACTTAGCTTGACCCCAGGATGAATTGATGCACACATGATTTTTCTTGTCTTAGATCATCAGCGAAAACCTTGTTTAATTTCTCCTCGGGCTAAATAGCCTTCATTTGTTTCAACCAGCCTATTCCCGGCCTATTGCAATAGTTTCGTTTAGATGTAATTTTTTGCCAAATTATCAGTGATGAATTCAAGATGTCAAGATGTTTCAATTCATGTCTAGTGGCCTGATGATTGGTCAACATCTTTCAAGTGTAGCCTCAAGTATTTTCTGTATATTGAGGATGAACATAGAGATCTAAATGATTagtttcccttttttatttttctccttccaaaattttgttgtttgaaGACCTACAATTTCTTCTTACTAGTATCATTTGTGGTCTTTGTCCACAGTTTCTTGCACACACGACTATTACCTTGGTATTGTTGGCTATGTAAAAGGTCAATATCTATGTTGCTAGGCCTTAGACATTGCTGAACTATTATCACACGTTGGTGGTTGTCAACTTTCTAAAAGAGCTACAAGAACaagaaataaatttgaattgtatttttgtagtttatgacagaaaaatataatatatgttttaattagttttagCTAGAGCTAGGAAGTTCCAAGTCCCACTTCAGCCTATACGATGGTgccattgttttttattttttatttttattttttataagtaataaaattatataaatcaaGAAAACAAGTCACCTAAGTAATGAATCTTTGGTGACACATGAacgaaaacaacaacaatcaagccttaattccaaaattttggggtcgaCTATGGATCTTCAACAGATGAGATAAGCTcgatcacttttttttcttctattttatctAAATTCATACTCTCTATTGTTTTCTTAATTAACAtgtcaatgttatttttgggcTTCCTATTACCTTTTTTCGTTGAACTTGAATAAACTCACTCTTTCATCTTGAGGCATTAATTGCTTTCATCTGAATATGACCAAACCATCTTAAGTGACCAGCATAAAAAGTATTCAATTTTTTCCCTCCCAAGATGTTGCTTAATAAAGACCTACAATTTCTTCTTATGAGTACATTTGTAGTCATTGATCTCATTCCCTTGTATGCAAATCTATTACCTTTGTAATTTTGGCTACATAAGAGATCAATTTCCATGTGGCTAggacttagaatttttttgaaCTATTATCataacttttaagttttacaactttttaaaagCACTACTTAAatctgtaaaataaaaaaaatctattgaaTTTTGTagatataattttgaaaataatttgagCTAGATTGAAGTAAAGTGcacatttttcaaatataatatcTTATACCCTCTTGTAAAAATATTCAtgacatataataaaaataaaataaaaactcaatttaaaaaaaaatattttacctaTTAGATAAGTGTAATTTTATGATGTTTGTAGTTCTAATTTTACTTAAgttatttcaatttcttaaaatttttatataataaattaaaaacagcCATcaatggactatatgataaacataacattttatataattctcTAGTACTTTATAAATATACGTAACCATGATAGTGATGATAAATGATTTATTTAGTTCAAAGTTCCATCAAATACATCTAAAAggcaaataccaaaaataataagaaagaaTAGTAATTAGCCTTGTTCGTATCTTTTgaaatgtaaatatatatatatatttgtaaaatatacCACCTTAAGAATAGTGCTTGTATAATAAATCAATGGTCAATGTTATTTCCTTCAAGATCAAGCaactaattttattaattatattttttgtaataaaataaaaaagattgtcTAGGCGTACTTTGGTACATCTTCAAAAAGCACCAAAAAAGAGCGCGTAAGACACGCTTCTTGAAATGAGCTATTCACTTTGGCCAAGCAAAGTGCTTATACCTTGGGGCTTTGAGCTTTAATTGAGCCTAAGTGCGCTTTTAACAACGCCTAAGAGGTTTCATGTCCCACTTTTGCATGTAGAATTGTTATCATGATTTGATACTTGAGTAGAGGTTTAGACAACATATACAAACTGGGTTCAACACTTCAACCTGAATTGTACAATTAGTCTTCAAATTAAACTTTGGCCCTAGAAATTTCCAAACTATTATGACTcgtgggctttttttttttttttttaaagaactacTTAGAACTGTAAGAAATAAATTTGTATTGTAATTTgtagatatatatttttaaagattgtGAGCTGGAACTAGGAAGTTTTTCGTTCCACTTCTTCATGTACAATTGTTATCATGATTTGATACTTGAATAGAGGTTTAGGGATGCAGTAAATCATCTATAGATGATCTGATTGAATTGTAATGTTTCTAAGCGAAAGTCATAAAACTGGCAAACTAATCTCCATAGATATTAGTCTTCAAGTTGAACTTAGACAACATATACAAATTGGGTTCAACACTTCAATCTGAATTTTGCATGTCATCTGCTTTGTATATTCGATATAAAAacatcatataaattttttataagcaaGTGCCACATGGGAACAAAATTGGTCAGTTTGTGCAGAACTTAATTTGCTTATTGGAGCACACAGTGTGATAAGTGAGAAAGCAAACATTCAGGATACTAATTTTAAGGGAGCCCTATGTTTATTTAAAGTTAGGCATGCAAGTGGCAGATTGATTTTGTTGGTAGCAAGAGCAATCTAACCCTGGGGATTGAAAACTTGCCTGCATATTAATTCCACCCTACTACATTATTGGGTTAAGCCATTACTAAGCTGTAGTTAGGGGGACGAAGGGCTGGGTTAATTAGGATAAATCCTTGTTTTGATTCTCAAGAAAGTCGATAGTTTTGTCGGTCAGCTTAGGTTGAATTGATAGATTTATATGGGTGTATGCTATATACATGGgttttgatacacacacacatgcacatgaTTCAGTCATTCCTCCTTTACATGGTCAATGCTCAAACATAAGTCTGAATTATCTGTCAAGGGAATAACTTTTTGCTGGGATGTAGCTCATTTTGCTTCACCACTTCCAACCATATATACCTCATTCTGAATTGGCTACCctagtttataataatatatttaatagatGCAGGAAAAGAAGAACATGTAGCATGAGGAAATTATGTGTTATATTAGTTTGAGAATAGGGCAGCCAACTCATACCCCCACTaacttcaataaaaatatagatttgcCATCTATATTAGCCTAACAAAATTGGCATCATTTTCTTATTCTTGTTGAATTTTACTTGAGTCTTCACTGTAGGTACCTTAATGTTTCTTTGATGTGCTCCCTCCATATTTTCCACACAAAGAATCGCACGTTTACGTGgaaaatatggagagagagagagtagtcaCACATTTATTAGTTTATAGAGGAAAACCTAATGTTGTGGAAATAACACTTTAGGGAGAGGTCAATGGTGTAGTAAATATACCATATAGGgaccttataaaaaaaatggtgtagtaAATATACCATATAGGGACGCCATTTGacccaaaaacttaagctaGTGGGTTTAGCtccaattatgttatattaattactcattattgtttttattatccAATATGAGACTTTATTCGTTAACTAGTCACACCACTCACACATGAATATCAACAAATCTCCCCCTTCACATATGAGCTCTCAACCAAGTCACTTGTGGCACTTCGGTTAGTCTTCCCTTAAAAGGAAGTCTTTTTCTTAACAATGCAAGTAGTATTAGAGCCCAAGTTGGTGTGCGGTGAGGTGGGAAGGTTTTTAGGGTTCCTGTTGCAATTCAGGCGGGAACAAGGTGTGTGTGCTTGGAGCCCACACAATATATAAGCCCATAAGTCCACACAAAGATGATTTTGGAAAATATGCCCAACAAAGTAGTATTACCAATGGTGCTATGTAAAAAAGAATGGTGCATGCAAGGTTCCCATGGATAAGTGTGCATGGTTGACATGTGGTTACCATGAATGACAAACAAGTGTCCCATGGATGATGCGCtagtggaaaaaaaaacccccaaagACTTAAGTTGTGAGTTTAGTAGTATCCCTATATGTTATATTTACTAGTCAATTGTAGTCttctcaaattaattatttattttgttaattgaGGGGTGAGAGGATTTAAACCTTGAATGTATCCATCAAAACATTAGGAGGTGCCAGTTGAAGTACAAGACTCTTGACAATAATCCTAATTATTTATTCCTAatcaatattttccttaacctAACTATTCGGCCTGTCTCTTCTGGTGGAACAACTTCACAAACTCTATACTTTTCTTCCTAATGAATATTTTCCTGAACCCAACTAATCAACCTTTCTTTTCTAGTGGGACAATTTCACAAACTCTCTACTAGTCATAGTCGTGAGTGATAGCAAAGCCAAGTTGTGGATAAAGCCAATAGCATGGAAGCTCAATAGAGGCCAAATTAGCCACAAAGCTTGGATACGGTTCAATGATTAGAGATCACCATGTATCTAAGAATGGAAATAACGGGTTTCATTCCTTGTTCAATCAGCTTgctaatattataatataggcttctcaaattcaaaatcatgAGAGCCTAGTTTAGAgctaaaagattaaaaaaaaaaaaaaaaaaaaaaaaaactaagtctAACCTCTCTATATGACTTTCTTGATTGGTGCCTCAGGTTGGTAGCTAGGCTCCTGCTCATTTAATAGCATTGTGTCTTCTTGAGctaaaatctttatttttgtaGTCATTATACAAGTGTTTACTGGTTTTGTAAGTGTCCATGTCCTTTGCTTTTTATGActtttttgattatttgaatGTAAATGTGTGATTCTTTACGAGAGCTCTTTGTATACTGCTTGTATGTATGACTTTCATCTCTTTCTAGTAAAATATTcatcaaaagggaaaaaaagaaaaaaaagaaagaaaaaaaaatgcttaaatgctaTCAAGGGAGATACCATCAACATAGGTGTGCTAAAATTTGAATGTAGTTCCTTGATGTGTTATGTGGATAAGCTAGTGGAGAGTCATATCAAAACGTAGATGTTGTAGAACATCCTAATCATATTATTAAACAATCAATGTTGAGATGTTTGTATGACTGGTTGACTGTCTTTGGCATTATCCATtcttgctctctttttttttcttttttttttttggcttcatagattgtttgattttgtaattatttCAGAGTAGTTTGGTATACTATTTCTGTATTTGAACGATGTCTATTGCCACATATGAGCAGCAATATATATGATGTAGAACTGTTGTGATTCAGCTAGAATTGTCTTATAGAATGTGGgcaaaaagttaaaatttaggTAATAGTGCCTTGCCTTATTCTTGTGGTTTTTTTCCCAGTTAATTGCTAACTTGCTTTGTGTAAATCTTTCATGGCCTTGATTAATTCAATGAGGCAGAGCCAACATTGTTTCCAAAAAGTAGCTTTTATGAACAAGATGATATGTTGCATGGATAAGTATCCCCTTAGCCTTAAGCCTTGGAGATCttcacaaaacacacacacacactctctctctctctctctctctctctctcacacacacacacacacacacacacacagtgtATGACATTCTTATGTTATCTTTCTTTGCTATCCAACTACCTAGATCATTGTTTCAGTGATAGCCCCTCATGTGGTCTAAGTTTTTGTTTAAGAATATGGCCTTCATTGTTgtaataattttgaatttctaattGACTCAACCATCTTGCAATGATTTTGGGTCAACTATTCAACTTGAAATTTATAACACTTAAGTGGGGGCCAGTTTATCTAAGGTGATTTTTAATGTaagaatttatttaaaaaaaaaaaaaactttttattggtaagtCATACGCATTCCCATTATCTTTAGATCCATGATCTCACTGTCCATTTTCTCTTACAAGGGGAGATGTCATTAAagttagagctcattggcattatcaataaaaattaaggtaaaaagattgttttggtatTAAGTTTGTGTCTTTTTGGGTCATGCCTAAGATGAATCAAGATTTAAAAATGGTTGGTATTGCATGGTTCATTTTGATATATGTCTTTAGACACTTTTTTTGTCATCTTCATTGAACAACTAGAATCGCGTAGTGAGATTGTAATGCTTCCTTCAAGATCCAGTTTTAAAGAAGAAGCTTTTCAAGTATTAAATTGTAGTAGTTAGGCTGGGccagtcaattttttttttgttttttaataatttttttaggagcTGATTCTATTTATAGCTATGTTTTTAAGAAGTTTCTTGTTATAAtcatggttaaatgattaaatttactattttctaAATTTACGCTTCTAGGACTAGTGGTAGTTTATCATGGTATCAATGTTTAGAGTTTTTTAAGTTCAAAGCTATCTCCACTCCGCCTTCTATTTGAAATGTAATCTCATGTGTTAGACTCCACTTATTAAGAGGGAGTCTAGGTCCACATGAGAGAGAATGTTAGAATAATAGTTAAATGCTTAATTCACTCTTTCCTAATAGTTTAAGGTTTTCGGACAAATGATAGTTTATCATTTCTAACAGATGACATTATTCATACATGTTTATTATGTTAAATATATTGGGTTCATGTTAATGTAATGACTTAGGAGGTCCAATACATTGTAAGCCCTTGTAGTGCTAACTCTAACTCCTATATATGCCTTGCTAAGGGTGCTAAGGGTTCATTGTAACAAATGAGTTTATTATAGTAAAGATGTGGTTGTTAAGGACTAATCTTTAGACATAAGCTATTAGGCCAAACCACGTAACCCTTATGATATTCTctctttttgcttttgcttctctacattattttattattaatcttaacatggtatcaaagccatcTCTGATCACCTTCAATTAAATGTTGTTGGAAGGTGCATGAAGACTACTGGCATTTTAGGTATCTTCACGCACCTCCCCCACAGTAATTGTCACTAGTTGCTTAACTTGTGTAAGTAGAAACATAGATCCAAGTCATCGTTCTTGGGAGTTTTTGTTCTCGATGGTTAACTAAGTATGTGTTTTTGATGTTCTTATTTCTTGGTGGATGGTTGgaagatctaaatttttctcgATAGTGGGTGGGTAGATGTCGGTTGTGGTAGTTCTTGGCATACTTTGGTGTATTCTAGTAATTTTTCGGTGATGGAGGTTTTTCCTTGATCCTGATCCTCTTGGTGGTATTTTTGGGCTGTTATTTTCAATGTATTTTGATTTCTCTTTGCAAATCCAATACTCCTTAGTTGTAGTTACGGTGTGTCTTGTCAGATCTAGTACCCTTCCGTGGTTTTTCCTTGATCTAAATTGTTCTCTATGGTGCTTCTCTGGTCGTTGTGGTCAGCCGAGTAGTGCTTGCTAGCGAGTCTGAGTTTGCCTGTGTAGTTGTTGGCTGAAGTACACATGGAAAACCCCTTTATGGTTGACGGTGTGGGCTAATCTCTATATGAATAAGGATAACTTACTCATGGATAGGGATAAAGGTTGTTTGGTAGATATTTGGCTATATAGGTAGTTGGTTGTCCCTTATCCATGATAAGGATAACCTAACCCGGATAAAGCctatgtttgattttgattagttACGGCCAGTTCATCTTGCTTTTTGATCGATTTAGCTTCAATTTTGGTTGGTTCAGCTTCTATTTCAGTCGGTTTGGCCAAGTTTCGGTTGGTTCAACTTCAATTTCAATCAGTTCATATTctatttcaattgttttaggcACATTTCAGCTTTCTCTTGCTCAACTTTTCATAGTGTGTATATGTTCCAAGCTAGACCTATATGTTTGAGTTTATGTTAATTTAATGTACCCTGAGGCCTAATATATTGTAATCCCATTTAGGACTAAACCCTATCTCGTATATATACCCTGCTAAGGGTTCACTATAATAGATGAGTTTATCATAGCAAGATGTAGTTGCTAAAATCTTCCTTTGTGGACGTAAGCTATCAAGCCGAACCGCATAATTCAtatgttcttctctctctcatctttaaCATATTacaagtgataaaaaaatagttgtagaaatactttttttggtggggggggggggggggttggtcCTCTCCTTCATCAGTTCTTTAACGTTCAAGTTCTCTCTATGCAAAGTTGTCcaatgttttccttttttttatatttattttttatacaagatagaaattctactctagcctaatttaagtgtatatgtgtgtggaCCTAGActccctcctgaagacttgaactccaATCTTTACCCTCACACcttacaagcacttatacttgtaaggTAATCATCGCACAAAGGATGTGTggtatttttatttcttgtgtTTAGATGTGCCAAAACTTGGATTTACTCCATCTGGCCAATTCACAACTCTAACTATGATTGTACCCCAGTTGCTGTCTTTATTAGTATGAACGTGGAACTATTCACTTGTAGGTTGAACATTTGATGCAATATTTCATGGGTAGGCCTGAAAGTTGATTCAAAAGACAACATACTAATTTGGTAAGACAATCAGCTGTCCTGCCTGAAGTGGAATGTTGATTCAGTAGTTGATGTCAATTATTGATCTTTTTAAGGTTATCTGGATGATAGTAACCTTCCTAGTAGAAATGCGTTCCTAATATTTGAGTTGCAGCTTTATAGAATCATCACACACTAACCCACCAATATTTGAGGTACAGCTTTATAGAATCTGATGTCTTTTCATATTTTGTGTAGACCTAAGTCACCTAACTCCACCTAGTTGGTGTAACTGTCTTTTGTATGTTAGTTTCTTCTATACTGTAGAATTCCCCTGCCTCCATTAtatccataattttttaaacaatggaaaaaaaaatatcaaagaatttttattagaggaTCCAGAATATGCATCTTAAGTATGTAATGAATTGCAGCAGATTTCCAAATTACTTCATATGTGAATTTGATCTTTAAGCTTTATGAAATTAATGTCTAAATACATAATTGTTTGAAGCTATGATACCGTTTTTGATAAAGGATCCCAAAGATTTGGATGATGAGAAGTAGATGTCTACTAAGTCTTACATCAGATATGCACTTGAACAATCTAGGCTATATAAGAAGGTGATTATTTCTTTTAAGTCATCACATtgatgtgtttattttttataaatcatgACAGATAGTAGTAGAGTCAACCTAATAGTTTAAGGACCTTGCAACACAATGCATGTTTCCTTGACACTGATGTTAGGGATTTGAGGGAGCTTGTGTTTGCTTGTGAGGATTGTTTAGATTTGGATTTGTAGGACATTGTACAATGTGTTTTGGGTTCTTTATTGAATGCGTACTGACTAGGTACGGATCTCTAGTTGTATTTCTTTTACAACAATAATTATTGCTCCATGgctgtcataatttttttttttttaaattgcattatcattttttatagcTTACCAAAAAAAGGTATTATACTGgaaaaacataagaaaaattatGTGTTTCTTCATTCCCCTTAAATCCATAGAGGAAACTTCACTTTTGTCTTCTTTATGCACTAGTGATGGATGGGCTCACTAAACTAATTCAATGGGAAGTCCTGATGTATGCTTTTTGCAAATGATAGTTTAGTGGATGAAATTAGACGTAGATTCAAGAGGAAGTCCTTTGATGTCTGCCTTTTGCAAATGTAAGTTTTTGTGGATGAAACAAGACTTGAAGCTGATGTCAAGTTAGAAATTTGGTGAGATGCCTAGAACTTATTTCAATAGGACTAAACCAAATTAAATGGAAATGATGGAATGAAAGTTTAGTAAAGTTGAAACAAAGAGGAAAGAGCTATAAGACGGCAAGAGATATCAAAGAGTGAGATCAATAATTCATAAAGATGGAAAGATAGAAGAGGATGTGAACCATAGAATAATTAAGTGCACGGGTATGAAGTGGAGAAGTGCATTGTGAGCATTGTGTGACTGTAGAATACATATTTAAAAGGAAAGATTTATAAGATTGGACACTTTGCAGCATTATGTGTATTTCGAGGTGAGGGTTGACACTCATTTAAGGTTTTGTCATGATCTATGAAGCATCGACGCGGCAAAATGGCCACCgaacccgcgtccgacgcggggtGCGGCGGGCGACGCAGTTGCCTACGCGTTGGTGCCGcgtcagatttttttttttttttttttcgtttctggATTAGCGCCGACTCACGCCGATTCAGCTCCAACGCGCGCCGATCCATGCCGAACCGGGTTGATTCACGCCGATTCAGGCCGAATCGGATCTTATCGGCCGAATATCGGTGTGTTTCGGCCGGAAAAAGGAAATCGgacggttaaaaaaaaaaaaaaaaaaaaactcaaaccgAAAATACTTGACACGCCTCTGTCGCCATCTTCACTGGCCTTAACCcctttcttcttattcttcttcttcttcgcttcttcgTCTTCTCGCGAGCCCAGTGTTTGTTCTGCACTTCTTtgctaagttttgtttttttgtttttggaaaaggaTGGTTAAATGCCTTTGGTCAGAGaggctttaatttttttgttgtgccTCTTTGACCAAACACGTGAGCCCtgagcatctttttttttttttttttttaatgagaagcTACACCTACTGCcacatatatctttttattttgtttttgggctgACCAAATAGGTGAgccacattttttattattatttatttatttgtgggaagtcttatctattttaataacTCTGTCAATAATTCAAGTGTAAAAAACTTGTGTATACTTATTactatctatattttttttaattattattattattattattattattagtattattatttctattattattattatataaaaaagcatgcttagcaatatataaaatatatatatataaatatttttaataattttttaatcgccacaccccgccgcacccgcaccctattttttcaaaaattgccgagtcccgcacccgcacccgtaccTGCACCCGAATTtagaaacgcacccgtgcttcttAGGTCATGATGCATGGTGTAGGAGTCATTCTCTAAAAGAGTTGTACCCTCACCTGTATGTTTTCTTGCTTGTATGCTTGATCAGAATGTCTCAGTCCATTCAGTCATGGATATAGCCTGGTAGGTTGGGAAGGTCGAATCTGAAACGTTAgattttacacactttttcaagATTGAGGATTGAACTCAATCTGTTCTTTTGTAGATATTCTATACTCCAATGTCCCTAGGACTGGGGGGTGTGAGTTATGTGACAGGTTGATATGGAAATTGAGAGGGAGCGGTTGCTTTAACATTTCTCCTATTATGAGGCTATTAATAGAACTTTTGGGATCCAATGGGTGTTATAGCCATTGGATCAAATTTTTGGTTCATTGTGATATAGCCTAAAGACTTGTGGAGCTTGGTATTTATAGAACTTTTGGGATCCAATGGATGTTAGCAAGGAGTGCTGGCCTTTTGTCCAATGGAGGACATGGTTTGCGAGGACTTATCTGATATTTGGAACTTTGTCCTGTTATGTTTGATATGGCTATTGTGGAAGGAGATTTTGAAGATGCATACATATCAAAGAATCACTTGGATTGATTGTTGATTTgaactttgtttgattggtctcatGCATGGGATTTTACAAATAACAACACCCTTATGGATTTCATAGAATCACTTAAATTCTCTCTTGTAATTCTTTTAGATTACGAAGTGCTCCTCATCTTAAGCATGAAGTAACCTAttctattaataaaattttattacttatcaaagaaaaagattgaCTATGCTCTATGGTACTGAATATTAGACTGTTAAGaaaacatattcataaaatgtGTGTGGTTGAAATGGATATGTGGAAATACAAGGAAAGATAACTCAAAATGAGGAAATCCTTTTAAAGATGGGGGTGGTCCTTATTGATGAAATAGTGAGTGAGTCTTATTTGATATGTTTTGGTCATGTTCGAAGGAAAGTGATGCACCAATGAGAAACAGTGAGTTGGTTGAAGTTGAGAGAACGGAAGGCACAGTCAAGGCTAAATTGGCACCAGTGGAGATGAGTGGGGGAAAAAGAATGGGAAGCGGTGGCACTCCATGTTCTTGTCTTGTTTTGCTACCTGAGATGTTAAAGTTTGTTGTAATTCTACTGAAGCTATGAATTGTTTCATTTATTACCacttcttttttaaggaaaagaaaaatatgtttcaCGTGATAATTGATACTGATAAAGATGATCAAATATCTCCTTTAGTTGTAATGAAAGTATAAGTCTCCATCGTGACATTTTATGCATGCAGGATTACAATGGAAGATGACATGTTAAGCATGATTTCAAATGGTGGAGTCAATGCAACTGCAGAGGATTCTGATTCAAGCAGCACCACTTACCCTTTTCCTGAAAGCAAACGTGCAAGGCATGGTAGCAATGCATCTTCTAAATTCAAAGGTGTTGTACCACAGCAAAATGGGCACTGGGGTGCACAAATATATGCCAATCACCGGCGCATTTGGCTGGGGACTTTCAAGACTGAAAAAGAAGCAGCCATGGCTTATGATAGTGCTGCTATCAAGCTTAGGAGTGGAGATTCCCAAAGAAATTTCCCTTGGACAGATATCACTGTTGAAGAGCCAAGCTTTCAAAATCTATATAGTACTGAAGCTGTGCTCAACATGATAAAGGAGGGTTCCTATCAATCCAAATTTGAAGATTTCTTAAGGACACATTCACATAATGTGGAATCAGTTGATTTGAACTTGGGTAGGGTGCAAAGCAAAGGAGGACTATCGTGTAAACAACTTTTTCAAAAGGATCTTACGCCAAGTGATGTAGGTAGTCTAAATAGACTTGTCATCCCTAAGAAAT
This genomic stretch from Castanea sativa cultivar Marrone di Chiusa Pesio chromosome 1, ASM4071231v1 harbors:
- the LOC142615173 gene encoding AP2/ERF and B3 domain-containing transcription factor At1g50680-like gives rise to the protein MEDDMLSMISNGGVNATAEDSDSSSTTYPFPESKRARHGSNASSKFKGVVPQQNGHWGAQIYANHRRIWLGTFKTEKEAAMAYDSAAIKLRSGDSQRNFPWTDITVEEPSFQNLYSTEAVLNMIKEGSYQSKFEDFLRTHSHNVESVDLNLGRVQSKGGLSCKQLFQKDLTPSDVGSLNRLVIPKKFAVKYFPCISETAEDNEGGGNKEAVQLIFYDRMMRSWKFRYCYWKSSQSFVFTRGWNRFVKEKKLKANDTISFYLCECQEAANDARSFNMIDVNSSNNCGSLVEQANQYVGIQLDLKLEVSPQIDHKLGEEKELQGAKPTHETEKPCFRLFGVQII